DNA sequence from the Bufo bufo chromosome 3, aBufBuf1.1, whole genome shotgun sequence genome:
agACCTTCAgtagccaagtgcacatgcaatccaggttcataggtacaaatctgctgacaagaGGCCCTTTAAAAAGGAACATGGATACATAGACATTTTTGCGatggttagggctcatgcacattgcACCATACAGTGCAGTATCATGGGGTATGCTCCCACAGAACCAGTTCTCAGGGAGAATATAAATTGTGAAGCATGCAACAATTTATATTGTGTTGAATGTTAAGTAATCCACACAGCGGTCTATAGGTGCTGTATTACAACTCCATACAACTTGGATGATGTATGCAGCCATAATAGGTttctgtgcaagaggccttaatttcTAAATACCATAAATTATACACAAGTTATATACAGAGTCCTGTACATAGTCATCATCTCACACCCCAGTGCCCATACTGTGATCCAGACATGACCGTTTTCCCATGAGCTTCTTTAAACAGTTTTATCACATTCAGGGTTAACAGTTCATTTCTTAAGATTAACCATTCTTTCTATGAGAGACTTCCTGGTCTTCTCTACCTCCAAAGTAAGACGTTCGATCTCCCTCTTCAGACGCTCATTCTCCGATGCTAAGTGAGCAACTTTCTTGTCATTCTCTTGTtccttttctttcctgatctttcCGCCTCTAGGTTGAGTGTGCCTCTTCCTCTTTGTTCCACACTGACTGCCACTAGAGTCCTCATCTTCTGTATGGGTTTGTGATGGACAGCTACTACAGCTAGAGTCCACATCAACAGCCCCATCCTGTTGGTCATTTAAAGACTCTGAAGTAGATGGATTTTCAAAGTCATTATGCGATTCCTGGGCTAAAAATTCCAAAACTTCAGAAGGCAACTGACTTACAACAGTTTCCAAAGCGACCACTTCTTCATCGGTAAAGTTCACTGGTAAAGTTGAATCTATTGACTCCAGTGTCCAGAGGTAAGGAGAGCCATCCAGAGTTTCCACCTGAGTGTAGAAAACAGAAAATACCGCCATAAGAAAACAAATACTACAAATAAGTTGTCTGAACACCACCTCTGTTATGCCTTAGGATAGAAGAATATCAGAGATGAGACCCTcttaggaccccccccccccctctatgagCCAGAACCAGTGTATAGTATGAACAGCCATTCACCTGGTATTGCTTCAATATACATACTGAGTCACTACCTCATTACAACACTAACCTGCTCATCGGATACCAACTGgactgctgcagtattttttgttTCCGAGGACAAGATGTCTTGTAGGTCCTCATACCAGGCCTCCAGCTCCAGCCCTGACAAGGGGCCGGCGGTGCCACAGAACGGCAGAGATTCTGCCATCATTTTCGGCAGTCTTTATGCACAAATCCCCCACACTACAAAGAAAAAGCAAGAGTCAAAAATTCTATGTAGCATTAGTCATGAGTATGCCTACGATACCACTAGTTGTACTTGATGCTTAGCCTAGATCTGTACGGTACATACATTGAAGAAACCAAATGAACACTGAGCGGCCAAGTCGGCTGCATCACAAATTACAACACCTGCCAAATATTTTTCATATTACTATTGGGTGCGTGTGTAAAAGCCATCAATAAGTGATAAATGAACTTAACATATTTCTCAACTTCAGTCCCCCAACATGTCACATCTTCAGAATATCCTTCGTATTGAATATGGGATTGCCACAGGTGTTCTGGCCATCATAAACCCCAATTTATGGTACTTGTGAATAGGCCGTCTAATTAGTGATACTACTTAAAGTGTAAGTGTTTCAGTTCAGTTTCAATCTAGCGTAGGGACTGGGatgttcaacttttttttttgtaatatacttcatTAGGGAAAGAGGTTTCTTTGTTCTAGAAAACAGGTCGTAAAGAGTCTTCCTAGCAAAGCTGTAACATCGCTAATGAGAGTGTCTTCAGGGTTTTACCGAGTGCTGAAGATGACTATGGAACATAGATTTTCCAGTCTGCCTCTCGtcactaccccagtccctgactatgtacaCGTGTCCGATCAATGCCTCACTGCTTACCTGACCTGTTGCACACAGTGCTCAGAAGGCTGAAGACTGGCTTTGCTTAGCAACACTCAGTCCTTTGATAACAAGACTCTTTAAACTGAAGGAACAattacaccttaaaggggttatccaggaatttataTCCCCTGTCATTAATATATCATGGGGGTCCAACACacaagacccccaccaatcagctgataGAAGAGGTCAGCGCTTCGTGAGGATTGCGGCCTCTTCCTacgccatgtgatgtcaccatacaCTGGTCGCATGGCCTAGTTGCGGCTCAGCCccaagttaatggggctgagctgcaacaacaagcacagccgctacacaatgtacggcgctgtgcttggaaagctgctgggTGTCGGCTGCGCTCACCAGACCTCCGGTGAGCACGGCTGCttcctcaaacaactgatctacaggggtgctgggagtcgggacTCAGAACCCCCCCGATGCGATAATGATGACCATCCCGAGGATAGGCaatcaattcctggataaccactttaaaggaTCCAAAACACATTAGACCATTGCCAGTTGAACCCAACAATGTAATATGGATGGGAGATTATTTTCTTCTTGCTGACACTATCTGTTGGGAGAGTGATGATCACCCACTTAAtttcagcacccgatctttttgttctccattgggggggggggggagccaatCTAAGggctctggcagcagctttcatcCCCCTCACCATTGAGAACACAAATGCTTGATTgcccatgtatgtatgtatgtatttatgtatatcGGGGTGGGAGACGGGAGAGATTGCTTTCTGCTAAACGAATATTCCGCTGACCCCTGTTGAAGGTGTATAGGCAACTTTATAGCACAGATTGTTTGCTTTGTATGGTACAGCTtagtatatatttttaaagacACTAGGTCCCCATATTTCTTGGCTAGTTCTTAATGTCAGTTTGGCATCTGCCTGCCAATCCTGATCCAGTAGCAGAATGATGCAGATTCTGTTCAGGAGAGCAGTGATCATACATGCACCCTTCTACTCCACGGACCCCCATCTATGGGGCTGATCAAAACAGCAGAGCGCTGTACTCAGCCCCAGTCATTGAACTAAGCACCGGGGCACACGTGTGACCACCTCTCCAATAACACAGGGGACCCTGCTCTTGTGATTGTGGGGTTCCCATTGGTAGTAACCAAACATGTATCACCTGTCCTCTTTAAGGccctattacactggcagataatcGCCAAGATCACTAAGCGTTTATATGAgcactcgttagcgatgatctggcagtgtaatactgccactgattacctgatgaacgctagttcatcgggtaattggagtCTCTCAACAGGTTTAAAAATTATTTGCTGGCACAGATTGTATGCCGGCAAACAGTATGGGGACgatcgatggcattagtgatcacttgtcccaatactgtggaggagatcgctgcatgtgatAGCAACTGTAACCGCCGCTACCGAGCAGGAGATTGCAGTaaagaacgcttccttcccaaaaatcggcaggtgtaatagggcctttagAATTTACAGCTATTAGGATTTATATAAAGCCAGTAAACCCAGTAGATGCTGGCGTATTAGGTTCATCACAAGCTAAAAAGACTAGTCTGTCCAACTCCGCTGCACAAATGAGAAACAGAATAATCCAGTTCACTGTTTTCCCCACATCATTTAGTCTCACACACAAAGAAAAGGCGCAGCACAATACAGTACCAGCCAAATCTCACGGACACCTTCTTCTGTGTGGAAAGTGACCCGttttgtggattttaaaatccgcagcatgccaTTTG
Encoded proteins:
- the DDIT3 gene encoding DNA damage-inducible transcript 3 protein, encoding MMAESLPFCGTAGPLSGLELEAWYEDLQDILSSETKNTAAVQLVSDEQVETLDGSPYLWTLESIDSTLPVNFTDEEVVALETVVSQLPSEVLEFLAQESHNDFENPSTSESLNDQQDGAVDVDSSCSSCPSQTHTEDEDSSGSQCGTKRKRHTQPRGGKIRKEKEQENDKKVAHLASENERLKREIERLTLEVEKTRKSLIERMVNLKK